Proteins encoded together in one Deltaproteobacteria bacterium window:
- a CDS encoding PrsW family intramembrane metalloprotease, whose amino-acid sequence MIFLVSVLASLLPITVYILFLRWLDRYEREPFGHILVVFFLGATFSVGFSYAANTIVGVIGHAMMTESGSAYFLAGLVAPVVEETNKGIIVVLFAWLSREFDNLTDGLLYGAVVGLGFAFSENVMYFVRTYHESGQFAWIRNMYVRGFFTAGVHSAATGVFGGCLAYTRFSRWSDRLLAAMMGWGLAVMIHSFWNSVLTESDLSNDPVLALFPFFCLPVLFFILFVLFQASLSREGRMIEEELTAEAKGGILPLEHVPILRSYLKRDRSGWFKNEKRRKQYVEQATHLAFIRNEHRRLPEKKRGTCERKLNAVREEIRKLLASSRGGLAGAVVAVLGFVSFVAGAVVFGFWLWNRLLVEFPAYGLARTYLSNHSKMLELIGPVDRWDESPSGEFSYNSEGGEGELEMALSGLKGEGTVTLKFFSDFGKTWKIDEAHLTVAGRKEPIELEGPRQWLRQAYDYMDQRKFVEAEGACKTIQKSAPEDDRADSCFAELALSRGEDQKFVEIWKGLAESYPAYDGYQMRLASAYDTVGDNEKSIEHYQKAWGLNDDPETASSLASVYLDSGETEKAWEWLEKAREAGLRSASLAYRFGRYYYNKKDAENAEEYFNISRDEDPAYAMSYIGLAYLSRDRGEDDDAIYYFEEGISRSPGDSLDYRRDLIDLLVQKKYFDEAIFHLIRATLYHPREVGPFVMLAKLYERQGRMESAGIVHDQAVKIDPAEAEKLNREYDYLLEP is encoded by the coding sequence ATGATTTTTCTTGTTTCAGTCCTGGCGTCGCTTCTTCCCATTACGGTGTATATTCTTTTTCTGCGATGGCTCGACCGCTACGAACGGGAGCCGTTCGGTCATATTCTGGTTGTTTTTTTTCTTGGGGCCACCTTTTCCGTCGGTTTTTCATACGCGGCCAACACGATTGTGGGGGTTATCGGGCATGCGATGATGACCGAGTCGGGGAGCGCCTATTTTCTGGCCGGCCTCGTGGCGCCGGTGGTGGAGGAGACCAACAAGGGAATTATTGTCGTCCTCTTTGCCTGGCTTTCGCGGGAGTTCGATAATCTGACCGACGGCCTCCTCTACGGCGCAGTTGTCGGCCTCGGTTTTGCCTTTTCCGAAAATGTCATGTACTTCGTGCGCACATATCACGAGAGCGGACAATTCGCCTGGATCCGCAACATGTATGTCCGCGGTTTTTTTACCGCCGGAGTGCACTCTGCGGCGACCGGGGTTTTTGGGGGTTGTCTCGCGTATACGCGCTTTTCCCGGTGGTCCGACCGCCTGCTTGCGGCGATGATGGGGTGGGGGTTGGCGGTGATGATTCATTCCTTCTGGAATTCGGTCTTGACCGAATCGGATCTCTCCAATGACCCGGTGCTGGCCCTTTTCCCCTTTTTCTGCCTGCCGGTTTTGTTTTTCATCCTCTTTGTCCTGTTTCAGGCGTCGCTGTCGCGGGAGGGGCGGATGATTGAGGAAGAACTGACCGCCGAGGCAAAAGGGGGGATTCTTCCCCTGGAACATGTCCCCATTTTAAGGTCGTATCTCAAGCGCGACCGTTCGGGCTGGTTTAAAAATGAGAAGCGAAGGAAGCAATATGTCGAACAGGCGACCCATCTTGCCTTCATTCGCAACGAGCATCGCCGTCTTCCGGAAAAAAAGCGGGGGACGTGCGAAAGAAAATTGAACGCGGTGCGGGAAGAAATCAGGAAACTGCTCGCCTCTTCGAGGGGGGGATTGGCCGGGGCCGTTGTTGCCGTTTTGGGGTTTGTCTCCTTTGTGGCCGGGGCCGTTGTTTTTGGATTCTGGCTCTGGAACCGCCTGCTTGTGGAATTTCCGGCCTACGGGCTGGCCCGGACCTATCTTTCAAATCATTCCAAAATGCTCGAATTGATCGGGCCGGTTGACCGGTGGGATGAATCCCCTTCCGGGGAATTCTCTTACAACAGCGAAGGGGGGGAGGGTGAACTCGAAATGGCCCTTTCGGGGCTTAAGGGGGAGGGAACGGTCACGCTCAAATTTTTTTCCGATTTCGGCAAAACCTGGAAAATCGATGAGGCGCATTTGACCGTTGCCGGGCGGAAAGAGCCGATCGAACTGGAGGGGCCGAGACAATGGTTGAGGCAGGCCTATGACTACATGGACCAGCGGAAATTCGTGGAGGCCGAAGGGGCGTGCAAAACCATCCAAAAATCGGCCCCGGAGGATGACCGCGCCGACAGCTGTTTTGCGGAGCTGGCCTTGAGCAGGGGAGAGGATCAAAAATTCGTCGAAATCTGGAAGGGGCTGGCAGAAAGTTATCCCGCCTACGACGGCTACCAAATGCGGCTGGCCTCTGCCTATGATACCGTGGGCGACAATGAAAAAAGCATCGAGCATTATCAAAAGGCCTGGGGTTTGAATGACGACCCCGAAACCGCCAGCAGTCTTGCCTCTGTCTATCTCGATTCCGGGGAAACCGAAAAGGCGTGGGAGTGGCTGGAAAAAGCGCGGGAGGCCGGCCTCCGTTCCGCCTCCCTGGCCTATCGTTTCGGCCGGTACTATTACAATAAAAAGGATGCCGAAAACGCCGAGGAATATTTCAACATTTCACGGGACGAAGACCCTGCTTATGCCATGTCCTACATCGGCCTTGCCTACCTCTCCCGCGATCGGGGAGAAGACGACGATGCCATCTACTATTTCGAGGAAGGGATTTCACGCTCTCCCGGCGATTCCCTCGACTACCGGCGCGATCTGATCGACCTTCTTGTTCAAAAAAAATATTTCGACGAGGCGATTTTTCACCTCATTCGCGCCACCCTCTATCATCCCCGTGAGGTCGGGCCGTTTGTCATGCTCGCCAAGCTCTACGAACGTCAGGGGAGGATGGAAAGCGCCGGCATTGTCCACGACCAGGCGGTAAAAATCGATCCCGCCGAGGCCGAGAAGTTAAACCGGGAGTACGATTATCTTCTGGAGCCCTAA